A stretch of DNA from Drosophila virilis strain 15010-1051.87 chromosome 5, Dvir_AGI_RSII-ME, whole genome shotgun sequence:
CAGAATCACGCATATCATGACAAGTACGGACACTTGTATACATCTGTGATACCTTGCAACATATTCGGACCACACGACAATTATAAGCCCGAGGTGAGTCATGTCATACCGGGCATGATCAATCGCATGCACAAGCTGCGCACAGAGCATCCGGAAACGCCCGAAAGCGAAAAGGTTTTTACAGTCTACGGCAGTGGCAAGCCATTGCGTCAGTTCATTTACTCTCTGGACTTGGCCAAGCTGATGATATGGGTGCTGCGAAACTACGACAGCGTTGAGCCAATTGTGCTTAGCGTGGATGAATCGTCGGAGGTGACGATCTACGAAGTGGCGGAAGCCATAGCCAAGGCATTTAACTTTAAGGTGAGCCATGGGCAACCGTAgccaattaatttattttaaatgatgATATACTTATAAAGCTATTTGTTTTTCCAGGGTAAACTCGTCTGTGATACGAGCAAAGCAGATGGACAACACAAGAAGACGGCATCGAATGCCAAGCTGCGCAGCCTATTGCCGGACTTTAAGTTTACAGACTTCCAGGAAGCCATAGAGGCATCTGTGCTCTGGTATACGACCAACTACGATCTGGCTAGAAactaatacatatatatatatatatacataattgaaTGTGATTAAAAGAATGAAAGGAAATATAAATGCGCGCATTTACGATATATCTAAATAATTtctctttatttaaaaattaaataagaagCTAAATTTAGATGCATAGACACTTTATACAACATGTTTAAcatattacatacatacatattatacGATTTACGATATAGGAAAAAGCTTTAAATAACGGTAAATCTCGGTATTGGTGCTCTCATATGTGAAAAGGTGCACATCTATAAGGAGTACTTGGGGGTCAGGGGCATGGGCGGGTATCGCTTAAGCTAGGTACGCAGTAAAGTAAATGatagaaaaaaatcaaaaataatattatatttcttgTATAATCTCAATTTCTCTCAAAGGACTTGGAGGTTTGCGGTTCATCATTGTTGTTTGATTTGAATGTGATTGAATTTTGGGTTTCGTTCGTCCGTAATTTTCGTATTGGCAATTCATCGAGTTTGTCCGTAGAACCTAggcttataattaaatattttacaacttGCTGGACTTCTATACCATTAAAATTGTTCACTTTGCTTATTTGAactaaaatagaaatagattCAAGAAGAAACGCTGGCAGTTAAAAACTCAAAGAAAGGTTAAGACAAAAGACACTTGTTTTGAATAAATTAGAAATATGAAGGGGTAGATGTGGTTGG
This window harbors:
- the Gmer gene encoding probable GDP-L-fucose synthase, with the protein product MKKVLVTGGTGLVGKALQAVIKNEQPSDEEWFFAGSKDADLTNLAATQALFEKVKPTHVIHLAAMVGGLFHNMNNNLDFLRNNLLINDHVLQTAHELGCTKVVSCLSTCIFPDKTTYPIDETMVHNGPPHASNYGYSYAKRLIDIQNHAYHDKYGHLYTSVIPCNIFGPHDNYKPEVSHVIPGMINRMHKLRTEHPETPESEKVFTVYGSGKPLRQFIYSLDLAKLMIWVLRNYDSVEPIVLSVDESSEVTIYEVAEAIAKAFNFKGKLVCDTSKADGQHKKTASNAKLRSLLPDFKFTDFQEAIEASVLWYTTNYDLARN